Proteins encoded together in one Triticum dicoccoides isolate Atlit2015 ecotype Zavitan chromosome 7B, WEW_v2.0, whole genome shotgun sequence window:
- the LOC119335993 gene encoding ESCRT-related protein CHMP1-like: MGNPEKLMAQIFDLKFTSKSLQRQARKCEKEEKEQKLKVKKAIEKGNVDGARIYAENAIRKRTEHMNYLRLASRLDAVVARLDTQAKMQAIGKSMGSIVKSLDSSLATGNLQKMSETMDSFERQFVNMEVQAEFMEGAMAGSTSLSTPETEVNSLMQQVADDYGLEVSVGLPQAAAHAIPAAKDKEKVDEDDLTRRLAELKARG; this comes from the coding sequence atgggCAACCCGGAGAAGCTGATGGCGCAGATCTTCGACCTCAAGTTCACGTCCAAGTCGCTGCAGCGGCAGGCGCGCAAGtgcgagaaggaggagaaggagcagAAGCTCAAGGTGAAGAAGGCCATCGAGAAGGGCAACGTCGACGGCGCGCGGATCTACGCCGAGAACGCCATCCGCAAGCGCACCGAGCACATGAACTACCTCCGCCTCGCCTCCCGCCTCGACGCCGTCGTCGCGCGCCTCGACACGCAGGCCAAGATGCAGGCCATCGGCAAGTCCATGGGCAGCATCGTCAAGTCGCTTGACTCCTCCCTCGCCACGGGCAACCTCCAGAAGATGTCCGAGACCATGGACAGCTTCGAGCGCCAGTTCGTCAACATGGAGGTCCAGGCCGAGTTCATGGAGGGCGCCATGGCCGGCTCCACCTCCCTCTCCACGCCCGAGACCGAGGTCAACTCCCTCATGCAGCAGGTCGCCGACGACTACGGCCTCGAGGTCTCCGTCGGCCTCCCCCAGGCCGCCGCCCACGCCATCCCGGCCGCCAAGGACAAGGAGAAGGTCGACGAGGACGACCTCACCCGCCGCCTCGCAGAGCTCAAGGCCCGCGGCTAA